One window of Nymphaea colorata isolate Beijing-Zhang1983 chromosome 11, ASM883128v2, whole genome shotgun sequence genomic DNA carries:
- the LOC116264588 gene encoding uncharacterized protein LOC116264588, with protein sequence MPKMADDYYVELGVSQNASPEEIRSAYRKQAVRWHPDKWTRVPAGAEEAKKKFQNVQEAYSVLSDGRKRTLYNAGLYDPSEEMDEGLCDFAQEMFSLMAEVRNEKKRYGLRELQDMLGQMMEDQALCGGWFEAPTEPSGASKRARDPGQESYQRAVKGRASGFVQVRNLSSALSPIG encoded by the exons ATGCCGAAGATGGCAGATGATTACTATGTGGAACTCGGCGTCTCCCAGAACGCGTCGCCTGAGGAGATCCGGAGCGCCTACCGCAAGCAAGCGGTG AGATGGCATCCCGACAAATGGACGAGAGTACCCGCAGGGGCTGAGGAAGCCAAGAAGAAGTTCCAGAACGTCCAAGAGGCATATTCAG TGCTCTCCGATGGGCGGAAAAGAACGTTATATAACGCAGGCCTATACGATCCGTCGGAAGAGATGGATGAG GGCTTGTGCGATTTTGCTCAAGAGATGTTCTCTCTCATGGCCGAAGTGAGAAACGAG AAAAAGAGATACGGCTTAAGAGAGCTTCAAGATATGTTAGGCCAGATGATGGAAGATCAGGCTTTATGTGGAGGATGGTTCGAGGCACCCACAGAACCTTCGGGTGCTTCCAAGAGAGCTCGAGACCCAGGGCAGGAGAGCTACCAGAGGGCCGTCAAGGGCAGGGCGAGTGGATTTGTTCAGGTCCGAAATCTTTCTAGCGCGCTTTCTCCAATCGGATGA
- the LOC116263575 gene encoding uncharacterized protein LOC116263575, translating to MVADYYAELGVGPNASPEEIRSAYRKQAVRWHPDKWRRVPPELAEEAKKRFQKIQEAYSVLSDGRKRKWYNAGLYDPSEQEDEGLCDFVEELLSVMTEVRKEKRTYGLGELQNMLSEMMAGAGGSWCSGSAGGACRSSKRARVGDHGCPTEAPKSRPATTLVKVGGV from the exons ATGGTGGCCGATTACTATGCTGAACTCGGCGTGGGGCCGAACGCCTCGCCTGAGGAGATCCGAAGCGCCTACCGCAAGCAAGCCGTG AGATGGCATCCTGACAAATGGAGGAGAGTTCCTCCAGAGCTTGCGGAGGAAGCCAAGAAGAGGTTCCAGAAAATTCAAGAAGCATATTCAG TTCTATCTGACGGACGGAAGAGGAAGTGGTACAACGCAGGTCTCTACGATCCAAGCGAACAAGAGGATGAG GGTTTATGCGATTTTGTTGAGGAATTGTTGTCTGTCATGACGGAAGTTCGAAAGGAG AAGAGGACTTATGGGTTGGGGGAGCTACAAAATATGTTGTCCGAAATGATGGCCGGCGCCGGCGGGAGCTGGTGTAGTGGGTCGGCCGGCGGAGCCTGTAGAAGTTCGAAGAGGGCTCGCGTGGGAGACCACGGCTGCCCGACCGAAGCACCCAAGAGTCGGCCTGCCACCACACTTGTGAAGGTTGGGGGCGTCTGA